The region TGTTCAGGGTAGTCACCACCAGTTCGCCAACTTCACCGTCAGGCACGGGCCTTAGGGTCAGCGGATCAATAATCTCGGCGATGTACTCATCGCCCCAGTAATGAATGCCGTCATGGGCGTTACACTCGACCCCTGCTCCGGGACCGTAAAGCTCGGTCATACCGGTAATATCGTAGCTTCCTTCAAGTCCAAGGGCTTCTTCAAACTGCTTGCGCATCTTGGGTGAAGCAGCTTCACCGCCGAAGATACAACGTTTGAGCTTCAGCCGCTCCACAATACCGGCCTTACGGGCCTCTTCCCCCAGCAACAAAGCCATGGAAGCTGTGGAACAGAGGCAGGTTGCGCCGAGATCTTCCATGATCTGGAGCTGGATTTCAAGCATCCCCGGTCCCACGGGCAGGGTCATGGCCCCGAAATGTTCTGCGCCGAGTTGGAATCCGGCCCCGGCAGTCCACAAACCGTACCCCACACAGACCTGAACCCGATCAAGGGTGGTCAGGCCCGGAAGTTCGTAACAGCGGGCGAACATGTTTTTCCATGTCTCGATATCATTGCGGGTGTAAGAAAGAATCTTGCGTTTCCCGGTGGTTCCGCTGGAACCGTGGATACGCACCACATCTTCTTCAGGAACGGAAAGCAGCGGCAGCGGATACCCTTCCTTGAGATGGTCGGCCGTAGTGAAAGGAAGTTTCTGCAAATCTTCAAGGGATTTGATGTCGCCGGGCTCAACTCCCTGCTCCTTGTACTGCGCCTGATAAAAAGGGCTGTTGGCAGCAGTATGCTCCACTGTCTTTTTCAATCCCTGCAGCTGTTTATCAGCCAGTTCCTGCGCACTCAGTTCCGGTATAAATCTATATTTGCCGCCCATTCCTGGTCTCCGTAGAAAGCTTGTTCAATTATCTGATGTGTCGTATCCACGTATGGATCAATTGTTTTGCACAAGCACCCTAAATCTTCAAGTTATCCAAGGTCAACATGCATCTGATTTCCATAAATATATTTCATATTGCCGCCGCAGCCCTCATCGGAGCGGTTCTGGGGAGTTTTTACGGCTGCGCGGTGTTGCGCTACATCAACGGTCAGACCCTGACCAATCCGCGCCGTTCCACCTGCCCCCAATGCGGTCATACCATCCGCTGGTTTGAAAACATCCCGCTTATCAGCTACCTGCTGCTGCGCGGCAGATGCTCATCCTGCAAACAGAAAATCAGCCCCATGTACGCTGTAATTGAGCTTGTTTCCATGGCCTGGGCGGTGCTGCTAATGCTCACCTTCGGCCCTTCGGTGGAATGGCTGATCTACATGTTTTTCGGCGGGCTGATGATCGTGGCCTCATTTATTGACCTGCGCACCTTCATCCTTCCGGACATCATCACCATTCCCGGTTCAATCGCAGCTGTCCCCTGCGCGGCCCTGTTTACTCCTGTGGGCTGGGAAGGGGCATTGCTTGGTGCTGGAATCGGCGGAGGGCTGTTCTGGTCCCTGCGCCTACTCTACCGGGGGCTCAAGGACGTGGAAGGATTGGGACTGGGGGATGTTAAAATCATGTTCATGATCGGCGCGCTGGCCGGGCCGCAGAACCTGCCGCTGGTGATCACGGTTTCGGCCTTCACCGGACTGCTGGCAGGCTTAATCATGATGGTGGTGGATAAGGATCAGGAATACGGTTCAATGATCCCCTTCGGGCCGTTTCTGGCTCTGGGGTCCATGCTGACCATTTTATACGCCGATCCGTTCTGGAACTGGTATTTAATTTAAAAAAAAGGAGGATGCGGGCAAAGCATCCTCCTTTATACCCATCAAAGACGGGAAAAAGAACCTAGATACCGAAAGGACCGAACTTCTTGACGTATTCCTGAAGTTCTTCCCAGAGGTGCTCGGAAAAGTTGTCGTATTTTTCAGCAGCACTGTCGTAGCTTTCCAGCTTTTTAACAACGTTTGCAGCTTTTTCATAAACAGATTTGAATTCTGCTTCGTCCATGCCTGCCATTTCCATGGCTTCTTCTTTGGAAAGGTGACCGGTATGGGCAAAAACCCCGGACAGAACGCCCATCATATTTTTTACGTTCTTTTGAGCCATTGAGTATTACTCCTTAATAAATGAAATTTTTAGAAAATACCTCACTACCTTTGCCTGAGATAACACTATTTAATCCATCATTGCAAGCAGTTCCCCGCTTCAACTCTTTCTGAGACTGTTATTAACGCTACAAAAGAAATAGCCATGGCCGACATTGCTTTTTGAAGACCGCAAACGTACTATCCCGTTTTACAATACCAAAACACATAGGTTTTTTAATAATATAAGAGATAAAAATATGAACATTAAAAATAACAGCATCTGGATCAACGCGGGCGAAGCTTCCGGCGACATGCACGCAGCGAGGCTCGCTAAAGAGCTCATGGTACGCGACCCCGGCCTGAAGGTCATGGGCATGGGCGGATCGGCCATGGAAAAAGCAGGCTGCAACATCCGCTACCCCATGCAGCTGATTTCGCTGGTGGGTTTGACCGAAGTACTGCCCAAGCTGCCCCGACTGCTCAAGCTCTTCGGCCAGATCGAAGACATCCTTAAAGCGGAACGCCCCAAGGCCATCATCCTCATAGACTGCCCGGACTTCAACTTCCGGCTGGTCAAGATCGCCCGTAAGCTGGATATTCCGGTCTACTATTACATCACTCCCCAAATCTGGGCATGGCGGCAGGGCCGGGCAAAATTCCTGCAAAAACATGTGCGCAAAATCCTGTGCATCCTGCCATTTGAGCAGCAGTTTTTCAAAGATCGCGGGGTGGACGCCCAGTACGTGGGCCATCCCCTGCTGGATCTCATGCCCCTTGATGAACTTGACGCAATCGACCCGGACCCCAATCTGGTGGGCATTCTGCCGGGCAGCCGCAGCAAGGAAATTTCATCCCTGCTGCCCGAATTCGCACAGGCAGCCGAGCGGCTCTTAAAAGATTTCCCGGAACTTAAATTTTCCATTGCCCGCGCACCGGGAGTAAAAGAAGAAAAACTGCGCAACTTCTGGCCGGAGCACATTCCGGTAACCATCAACCAGCCTGAAAACAGATACCGCCTCATGCGCAACTCCAATGTGATCATGGCCGCTTCCGGCACTGCGACCCTGGAATGCGCCCTCATCGGCACCCCTACTCTGGTGGCCTACAAGATGTCTCCCATAAGCGGCTTTCTGGCAAAAAAAATCCTCAACATAAAGTATGTCAGCCTTGCCAATATTATCCCGGATAAATCCATCCTCCCGGAATACCTGCTGGAAAACGCCACTGCGGATAACTTTTACAAACAGATCCGTCAGTGGGTGGGCTTCCCTGAATCAGCACAGAATGTTAGAGCGGAGTTAAAAGAGTTGCGTGAAATGATCGGCGAACCAGGCGTGGCCGCACGCACCGCCGAGACGATTCTACAGGACCTTAAAAGCCTGTAGCCACATAACCGGAAACCTGAACCCCGGATATCGATATGAAAAAAACAATCCTGCTCATCACTTTGCTGGCAACACTCATCCTCTGCGGATGCGTGGCCCGTAAAATTCCCGGCAAGCACGGCTTTTATTCCACCAAATCACCTACCCTGACCGTAAAATTCAATGGTCTGGAATATCAGGGTGAATACAAAGAGAGCAAAGGCAAAGCCAATGTGCGCACCTATTTCTATGCTGACCGGGACGGCACAAATGGCGCATGGGTGGAAATCCTCGACGTAAGACAGGGCTGGAATGTCCGCTCCAAGCAGGTTCCGGGAGGCAAGTTGCCCAACACCGGCATTTACACCCGTGAAATAGCGGGAGAAAGCTACTATTGCCGCACCTTCCTGATCCCGCCCGGCTCAGGCAAAAGCGAGCTGGCCTCCCTGCCCGATTATACGGCAGTGCGCATCTGCACAAAACTAATCTCCACCGAGCAGAAAATCTCCATCGGCTTTGCCGGGCAAGTGAATAAAGAAATCGCTGAAAAATTGTTCAGCTCAGCAAATTACGGAGAACTCAGTCAGGCGCAAAAAGATTTCTTTGCCGCCTTTGACCAGCGGGCGGAGACAGTACTGATCATGGATAAATTTGAGCAGGGTGATGTGGATGAAGAGATAAAGTCAGCTGAGATAATTGATAAACCCTGGTATCGGTTTACGGATTTTATTTCTTTGCAGCGGTTGATCGGGAAGGTTCAACGGTAAGAAAGGAAATCTGACATATCACTCTCGCCAAAGAGTTCATTCAGTCTAGAAAGTGCCAACAAAAAAAACCCCGGAGCCGATCCCCGGGGTTTTTCTGACTTTGGACTCGCTGTGAAGCAATCACCGTGACTGCTCCACAATTCACAAACTGATTTACTTATAAAACTATACGCAGCCGGTAGGCTTGGGCAGACCAGCCATTTTACAAGCTCCCTTACCGGGACCGGAGGGGAACAGCTCATAAATGTGCTTGAGTTTGAATCCGGTAACCTTGGAAAGGATACGGACCATGGGTGCGATACCGTTCTTCTTGTAGTAGTCCTGCAAGAAGTCGATAACTTTCTGGTGCTCTTCGTTCAGTTCTTTGATGCCTTCGCTTTCTTTACAGAAATCAACCCACTCGGGGCACCAGTCTTCGAACTTGAGCAGGAAACCGTCTTCGTCTACGTCAAAGCTTTTTCCCATGAATTCAACGATTGCCATGTAAAACCTCCTAAAAAAAATTACTCGTAAAAGCGCGCTCGGCACTTTAACAACAGGTTATAGTGAATTTCCCGAAACCCAGTTTCGGAGAAAATTTCTCACTCACCCAAAGAGCCAATTAAAACCTTGGCAAGAAAAATTCAAGAAAAATATTGTACGAGTTTGCATATTTCACACAATAATGTCCAAAATCTTTGCTGCCGGACATGACACACCGCAATATTCCCCATACAAAATTAATTCCTTCTTTAGAAAAAAGCGGAAAATCTTTACACTTCTTTTCACTTTCCTCGATTTCGAATACGGAATTTTTGTCCGCAACACTAAAAGTAACACCCTACAATAAAACATTTTTTATCGGGCGGAACAGTTCATGCTTTCTAATTTCCATAAAATCAGGAGGATTCAAATGGAAATCAGTTTTGTTAACGAATCAATAAAAACACCTGTCAGAAATGAAAATTCCGCGCCCCCTGCACAGGCCAGCGTCACCCGCGAACAGAAACTGGATTCGGTTTCCGGAAACATCAGAGCCGGGCTTAATTCCGCTGAACAGAACCCGGAACAACTGCTGGAACAGACCGTGGAAGCCAGTGCTCAGGAAGGCGCCATTGACGGAGCGCATGATTTCAACATGGCCAGAATCATGGAACTCCTTTCCGACCCCCTGCTGCAGGAAGATGTACCGGAATAAAAAATTACAACTGCACCAAAAACGATTTTCATTGAACATAAGTGTTCGTTTTTTTGAAAAGGCAAAGCCCCGAAAACATTGTTTTCGGGGCTTTGCCTTTTCAGTAGCAAAATGGTAATAGAAGGAAGTTTCAGCCAACAACTGTTTGCAACAGCTTTCTATGAATAAAACCAGCTTGATAAAAACCCCGGACAAACCCACCCCCGGTTACCCGCCCATGGAGTCCACCCTGATTCCACCTATGCCTGTAACTATTGATCCGGCATGGGGTGTCCCTTCCGCCGAGCAATGCATCGCGTGGTGGGATGATTACCAGATGTTTGAAAACATCAAAGCCCACAGCATGCTGGTGGCCAAAGTGGCGGTTCAGGCTTCCACACTTGCTGCGGAAGCCGGGATAGATGTTGATATACCCACCATTCAGGCTTCGGCCCTTCTGCATGACATTGCCAAAAGCTACTGCATTCTCCACAGCGGCAACCACAGCCAGATAGGTGCCGCATGGGCCATGCAGCTGACCGGAAATCCGGCCATTGCCATGGGCGTGCTGCATCACGTATTCTGGCCCTTCGAGCCTGAGGCTGACAAATATTTCCTTCCGTTGGTAATAAGTTACGCCGACAAACGCGTGATGCATGACTCATTCACCACACTTGAAAAAAGATTCAATGATTTGAAGGTCCGCTACGGCAAGACCGAAAAAATCAAACAAAGAATTCATAAAACATTCGAGCAGGCCCTCGTCCTTGAGGACAGACTCGGCAAACTTATCGGAGTTGATCTGAATGCATGTTCTCTTGATTGCGGGCGGCTGGTCTGATGAACGCGAAGTGTCCCTGAGCGGTGCAAAAGGTATCGAAAAAGCACTGCTGGAACTCGGACATGATGTTGAATTTGTTGACCCTGCAAAAGACTTCAAAAACATTCTGCTTCTTGCTGAACATGCTGATTTCGCCTTCATCAACCTGCACGGTTCTCCGGGCGAGGACGGCCTGATTCAGGCCATGTTAAATCAGGTCAATTGTCCCTATCAGGGCGCAAAACCGGAAAGCTCTTTCCTGACCCTGAACAAAGGGGCCACCAAAACCGTTTTTGACCACCACGGAATCCGCACCCCGAAATGGGAGCTGGTCTGCCCTGCCGAAGGCTGCAAGGGACTGGAAGAACTAGAAGTTCCGGTTTTCATCAAGCCCAACAACGGCGGTTCCAGTCTGGGTATGACCTTTGCCCGTACTCAGGAGGAGCTTGAAAAAGGAATCGAGACTGTATTCAGCCTCGGCGACAGTGCTCTTGTGGAAGAATATATCGAAGGCGTGGAAGTCACCTGCGGTATTCTCGACGGTGAGCCGCTGCCCCTGATCATGATCAATCCGCCCGAAAATGCCGAATTCTTTGATTATCACAGCAAATACGCCCTTGACGGGGCGGAAGAGATATGCCCCGCCCCCATCGCCCCGGAACTGACTGAACAGATTCAGCAGATCACGGCCAAAGTCCACAAGCTGCTGGGCTTAAGCGATTACAGCAGGGCTGATTTCATAATTTCTGAAGGAGTCCCCTACCTGCTGGAAGTTAACACACTCCCCGGCATGACTCCCACAAGCCTTGTCCCGCAAGCCGCTCAGGAGGCAGGCTATCCATTCAACGAGTTGATCGCAAAACTCATTGAACTGGGACAAAAAAAGCGGAAGTAACTTTTTTCAAACGGAACGGAAACGTCAGGATCAACACATGTCAGTATCGCTCAAACTCAAAGCTGTATCTTTTCTTTACGGTCTCGGCTGGAAGGCCGCCATCCCTTTTCTCAAGAAAAATGACAGGTTAAGGGAAGGATTCGACCGCAGAACCCTCAAACACAGCCTGCCGCCCCGTGCGGATGTCTGGATTCAGGCCGCTTCAGCCGGTGAAGCCAAGATAGCTTCCCGAATCATGGAAAATATCTCCATGGCCGGCCCGACCAAATTCCTGCTGACCACCAATACAGCGCAGGGAATGTCCGAGATAGAACGGACTGCATACAGACTGAGCCCCAATCCGCGCAATGTTTCCGCTGCCACAACCTATTTTCCCTTTGACAGCCCGGAGATCGCCCGCAAGGCCCTTGAAGCTGTGCGCCCCAAGCTGGTAGTGCTCATCGAGACTGAAATCTGGCCCGGCTTCCTTTCCGCCTGCAAAGAGCTCGGCGTAAAAGTGATCATTGTCAACGGACGCATGACCACCAAGAGCCTTGCCGGATACATGGCCCTGCCGGAATTTTTCCGTTCCGTGGCTCCGCAGGAAATCCTCGCCATTTCCGAAGACGATGCCACCCGCTTCAAGACCCTTTTTGAGATCGAAAAAGTCTCAACCATGCCCAATGTCAAGTTTGACAGCACCGGAACAGCAGCGGCAGTGCCCTACACCGCCAACCCGCTTTCCTCCATCTTCCGCCCCAAGACCCCGTTCATCATTCTCGGCTCGGTGCGCAAGGAGGAGGAATCACAGGTGCTCAAGCTGGCTGAGGGACTGAAAAAAGAACGCCCCAAGACCGTGATCGGTCTTTTCCCGCGCCACATGCACCGTATTGAGGCATGGAAGAAGATGCTTGAAGACGCAGGTCTGCCGTGGGTGCTGCGCTCAGAAATAGAGAGCACCGTACCCTTTGGCCATGTGGTTCTCTGGGATGTGTTCGGTGAAATGCAGTCCGCGTTCTCCCTTGCCCGTGCGGCCTTCATCGGCGGATCGCTGGCCCCGGTGGGCGGACAGAATTTCCTTGAGCCGCTCATGCACGGCGTGACCCCGGTCATCGGACCCTACTGGTCCAATTTCACATGGATCGGCGAAGAAATTTTCGAAAAGAAACTGGCCCGTCAGGAACAGGATTGGCAGGGAGTGCTTCAAGGCCTCCTTGACATCAGCAAAAAAGCCTTCAAGCCTGAAAAGGTCAAAAAAGATTTCGAAAAATATCTCGCAGACATGCGCGGCGGAACTGACGCTGTTTGCGAAGCTATTAAAAGGAACATTTAATGCCTTCGGCGATTAAAATGCAGAATTATTGCTAACTTCAAAACTAAACAACTGAAACGTTTTGGGATTCTTAAACCCTTTTGGAAAAGGGTTTAAGCCGCCGGAGGCGAAATCAGTTAATAAAAGCGCGTAGCGCAGCAAATAGGTCTTTTTAGTAAATGAGTATAACTTACGGTTGTTATGGAATAATTCCCGCTAGATATGACTCTAGCCGCTTTCCGGGCAAACCCCTGGCAGATATCTGCGGCAAGCCCATGTTCTGGCATGTCTGGAACCGCGCTTCAAAATGCCCGGAGATGGACAAGGTTGTGCTGGCTACGGACAGCGAAGTCATCATGGAAGCGGCGCAGAAACACGGTGTCCCGGCAGTAATGACCAGATCCGACCACAGCACCGGAACAGACCGGGTGCTGGAGGCGGCCCGCAAGCTTGATTTGCCCTCTGATTCCGTAGTGGTCAATATTCAGGGCGATGAACCCTGCCTTGAGCCGGCAATGATCAGCGAACTGGTCTCGCCCTTTGCCAAAGACGGGGTCCGGGTGACCACACTGGCCGCTTCAATCAGTGCACAGGAAGCCCAAAGTCCGGACCGGGTAAAAGTAGCACTTGCAAAAGATGGCCGGGCGTTATACTTTTCCCGCTCACCCATTCCATTTTCCCATCAGGGTGACGGGGATTACCTTCTACATATCGGCCTTTACGGTTTCCGCATGGAAACCCTTGAAACCTTTGCCGGCACGGACGCTTCGCCTCTGGAAAAAAGAGAGCGGCTGGAACAGCTCCGACTGCTGGAAAACGGAATACCCATCCATGTCACCATCACCGAGCACTCCTGCCACGGGGTGGACCGTCCCGAAGACCTGGATACAGCCATTAAGATTCTTGAGAGG is a window of Desulfovibrio sp. JC010 DNA encoding:
- a CDS encoding phenylacetate--CoA ligase family protein; this encodes MGGKYRFIPELSAQELADKQLQGLKKTVEHTAANSPFYQAQYKEQGVEPGDIKSLEDLQKLPFTTADHLKEGYPLPLLSVPEEDVVRIHGSSGTTGKRKILSYTRNDIETWKNMFARCYELPGLTTLDRVQVCVGYGLWTAGAGFQLGAEHFGAMTLPVGPGMLEIQLQIMEDLGATCLCSTASMALLLGEEARKAGIVERLKLKRCIFGGEAASPKMRKQFEEALGLEGSYDITGMTELYGPGAGVECNAHDGIHYWGDEYIAEIIDPLTLRPVPDGEVGELVVTTLNKEASPLVRYRTRDLTRIIPGECSCGCTMPRHDTISGRSDDMFIFRGVNIYPGQIASVLESFPEASSEYQIYLERREGLDHMSVKVERKVGVSAENDTNLARAICDEIRKFILVRANVEILKPGLLPRSFAKTKRVFDERR
- a CDS encoding A24 family peptidase, with translation MHLISINIFHIAAAALIGAVLGSFYGCAVLRYINGQTLTNPRRSTCPQCGHTIRWFENIPLISYLLLRGRCSSCKQKISPMYAVIELVSMAWAVLLMLTFGPSVEWLIYMFFGGLMIVASFIDLRTFILPDIITIPGSIAAVPCAALFTPVGWEGALLGAGIGGGLFWSLRLLYRGLKDVEGLGLGDVKIMFMIGALAGPQNLPLVITVSAFTGLLAGLIMMVVDKDQEYGSMIPFGPFLALGSMLTILYADPFWNWYLI
- the lpxB gene encoding lipid-A-disaccharide synthase, with product MNIKNNSIWINAGEASGDMHAARLAKELMVRDPGLKVMGMGGSAMEKAGCNIRYPMQLISLVGLTEVLPKLPRLLKLFGQIEDILKAERPKAIILIDCPDFNFRLVKIARKLDIPVYYYITPQIWAWRQGRAKFLQKHVRKILCILPFEQQFFKDRGVDAQYVGHPLLDLMPLDELDAIDPDPNLVGILPGSRSKEISSLLPEFAQAAERLLKDFPELKFSIARAPGVKEEKLRNFWPEHIPVTINQPENRYRLMRNSNVIMAASGTATLECALIGTPTLVAYKMSPISGFLAKKILNIKYVSLANIIPDKSILPEYLLENATADNFYKQIRQWVGFPESAQNVRAELKELREMIGEPGVAARTAETILQDLKSL
- a CDS encoding TusE/DsrC/DsvC family sulfur relay protein, with product MAIVEFMGKSFDVDEDGFLLKFEDWCPEWVDFCKESEGIKELNEEHQKVIDFLQDYYKKNGIAPMVRILSKVTGFKLKHIYELFPSGPGKGACKMAGLPKPTGCV
- a CDS encoding phosphohydrolase is translated as MNKTSLIKTPDKPTPGYPPMESTLIPPMPVTIDPAWGVPSAEQCIAWWDDYQMFENIKAHSMLVAKVAVQASTLAAEAGIDVDIPTIQASALLHDIAKSYCILHSGNHSQIGAAWAMQLTGNPAIAMGVLHHVFWPFEPEADKYFLPLVISYADKRVMHDSFTTLEKRFNDLKVRYGKTEKIKQRIHKTFEQALVLEDRLGKLIGVDLNACSLDCGRLV
- a CDS encoding D-alanine--D-alanine ligase, whose protein sequence is MHVLLIAGGWSDEREVSLSGAKGIEKALLELGHDVEFVDPAKDFKNILLLAEHADFAFINLHGSPGEDGLIQAMLNQVNCPYQGAKPESSFLTLNKGATKTVFDHHGIRTPKWELVCPAEGCKGLEELEVPVFIKPNNGGSSLGMTFARTQEELEKGIETVFSLGDSALVEEYIEGVEVTCGILDGEPLPLIMINPPENAEFFDYHSKYALDGAEEICPAPIAPELTEQIQQITAKVHKLLGLSDYSRADFIISEGVPYLLEVNTLPGMTPTSLVPQAAQEAGYPFNELIAKLIELGQKKRK
- a CDS encoding 3-deoxy-D-manno-octulosonic acid transferase, whose amino-acid sequence is MSVSLKLKAVSFLYGLGWKAAIPFLKKNDRLREGFDRRTLKHSLPPRADVWIQAASAGEAKIASRIMENISMAGPTKFLLTTNTAQGMSEIERTAYRLSPNPRNVSAATTYFPFDSPEIARKALEAVRPKLVVLIETEIWPGFLSACKELGVKVIIVNGRMTTKSLAGYMALPEFFRSVAPQEILAISEDDATRFKTLFEIEKVSTMPNVKFDSTGTAAAVPYTANPLSSIFRPKTPFIILGSVRKEEESQVLKLAEGLKKERPKTVIGLFPRHMHRIEAWKKMLEDAGLPWVLRSEIESTVPFGHVVLWDVFGEMQSAFSLARAAFIGGSLAPVGGQNFLEPLMHGVTPVIGPYWSNFTWIGEEIFEKKLARQEQDWQGVLQGLLDISKKAFKPEKVKKDFEKYLADMRGGTDAVCEAIKRNI
- the kdsB gene encoding 3-deoxy-manno-octulosonate cytidylyltransferase; this translates as MSITYGCYGIIPARYDSSRFPGKPLADICGKPMFWHVWNRASKCPEMDKVVLATDSEVIMEAAQKHGVPAVMTRSDHSTGTDRVLEAARKLDLPSDSVVVNIQGDEPCLEPAMISELVSPFAKDGVRVTTLAASISAQEAQSPDRVKVALAKDGRALYFSRSPIPFSHQGDGDYLLHIGLYGFRMETLETFAGTDASPLEKRERLEQLRLLENGIPIHVTITEHSCHGVDRPEDLDTAIKILEREKI